A genomic stretch from Methanobrevibacter olleyae includes:
- a CDS encoding SseB family protein has protein sequence MNPNNLKLKEIMKFNPEEISDDDMVLFVNEFMSSNLIMLCELDYEIEVINEENQYLSFDDFSEFNIIRLEDDEGNEFIPLFTDDDEIFDLEVPGYGIVISMSDLANLLFDNPENNENLEGLILNPFTDYAASIPYSSLLGMFNLIECDDPDCNHEDHN, from the coding sequence ATGAACCCCAATAATTTAAAACTAAAAGAAATAATGAAATTTAATCCTGAAGAAATATCTGATGATGATATGGTGCTATTTGTTAATGAATTCATGAGTTCTAATTTAATCATGTTATGTGAATTAGATTATGAAATTGAAGTAATTAATGAAGAAAATCAATACTTAAGTTTTGATGATTTTAGTGAATTTAATATTATAAGACTTGAAGATGATGAGGGTAATGAATTTATTCCATTATTTACAGATGATGATGAAATTTTTGACTTAGAAGTTCCAGGTTATGGTATTGTAATCTCTATGAGTGATTTAGCTAATTTATTATTTGATAATCCTGAAAATAATGAAAATTTAGAAGGCTTAATTTTAAATCCTTTTACAGATTATGCAGCTTCAATTCCTTATTCTTCTTTACTTGGAATGTTTAATCTTATAGAATGTGATGATCCTGACTGTAATCACGAAGATCATAATTAA
- a CDS encoding DUF2115 family protein — protein MKTRDLLEEIKENIKDYDIKVLEEKVKKVDINPISKQVSAYNIENYKEIISLNIDEESEENIEISDKKIYSIKKEIAKFFDGCSPESEEIFKKFIESICLYLSLIARKPLHPVGMDFSNGKTVFKEEKNNKINYYCDIKEELKMRSNEYYTCKYCICKEVK, from the coding sequence ATGAAAACACGAGATCTATTAGAAGAAATTAAAGAAAATATCAAAGATTACGATATAAAGGTTTTAGAAGAAAAAGTGAAAAAGGTAGACATTAACCCAATATCTAAACAAGTGTCAGCTTATAATATTGAAAACTATAAAGAGATTATCTCATTAAATATTGATGAGGAAAGTGAGGAGAATATTGAAATTTCCGATAAGAAAATATATAGCATTAAAAAAGAAATAGCTAAATTTTTTGATGGCTGTTCCCCTGAAAGTGAAGAAATTTTTAAAAAATTCATTGAATCTATTTGTTTGTATTTAAGTTTAATAGCTAGAAAGCCATTACACCCTGTGGGAATGGACTTTAGTAATGGTAAGACCGTTTTTAAAGAAGAAAAGAATAATAAGATTAATTACTATTGTGATATAAAAGAAGAATTAAAAATGAGAAGTAATGAGTATTATACTTGTAAATATTGTATTTGTAAAGAAGTAAAATAA
- a CDS encoding DNA-3-methyladenine glycosylase I gives MNKKRCSWAEDVDDVYVEYHDKEWGVPTYDDRELFEMLVLESFQAGLAWITILKKRENFRNSFDNFDVRKVANYDEDKIEELRNDKGIIRHKGKINAAINNANIFIEIQEEFGSFSNYIWHFTDNQILKDSEENYQTNSPLSNQIAKDLKERGMKFVGTTIIYSYLESIGIINNHIHECFRYTEL, from the coding sequence ATGAATAAAAAACGTTGCTCTTGGGCTGAAGATGTAGATGATGTTTATGTAGAATATCATGATAAAGAATGGGGAGTACCTACCTACGATGATAGAGAATTATTTGAAATGCTTGTTCTTGAATCATTTCAAGCAGGGCTTGCATGGATTACAATACTTAAGAAAAGAGAAAACTTTAGAAATTCTTTTGATAACTTTGATGTTAGAAAAGTGGCAAATTACGATGAAGATAAAATAGAAGAACTGAGAAACGATAAAGGAATAATCAGACATAAAGGAAAGATAAATGCTGCAATTAATAATGCAAATATCTTTATAGAAATACAGGAAGAATTCGGTTCTTTTTCTAATTATATTTGGCATTTTACAGATAATCAAATATTAAAAGATAGTGAAGAAAATTATCAAACTAATTCCCCACTTTCAAATCAAATAGCTAAAGATTTAAAGGAAAGAGGAATGAAATTTGTAGGAACTACAATCATTTATTCTTATTTAGAATCTATTGGAATAATAAATAACCACATTCATGAATGTTTTAGATATACAGAATTATAA
- a CDS encoding TIGR00375 family protein, with amino-acid sequence MLINADLHTHSCFSAATSKDMVISNIAPKSREKGLNLVGTGDAFHPKWLDIIEESTDYKGDGIYSHKDCDFVLTTEVEAKHKIHHLIILPNIEVARELSHKLVSSNKYIDGRPRSPLSGAELLELVKEYDCMIGPAHAFTPWTGMYKTYDSIYDCYGKKPDFVELGLSADTDMADTVKELSDFVFLTNSDAHSPWPHRLGREFNQIEMKDISYSSLQKALKHKDVKANYGLLPNLGKYHMTACTNCYKIIDPEIAKSNNMKCSCGGRIKKGVDFRISEIADYKNAKHPSFRPPYVHLMPLAEIISMIYDKGITTKTVQRTWQRLIDSFGPEIDVLINTQLEDISKIDDKIALGIEGFRNKTLDVVPGGGGKYGEIHFSERIDEPKPKSEKILTLDNF; translated from the coding sequence ATGTTAATTAATGCAGATTTACATACTCATAGTTGTTTTTCAGCAGCTACTTCAAAGGACATGGTAATTAGCAATATAGCTCCAAAGTCTCGTGAAAAGGGATTAAACTTAGTTGGTACTGGGGATGCTTTTCATCCTAAATGGTTAGATATTATAGAAGAAAGTACAGACTATAAGGGAGATGGAATATATTCCCATAAAGATTGTGATTTTGTTTTAACAACAGAGGTAGAGGCTAAACATAAAATTCATCATTTAATTATTTTGCCGAATATTGAAGTTGCTCGTGAATTGTCTCATAAATTAGTATCTTCCAATAAATATATTGATGGAAGACCAAGAAGTCCTTTAAGTGGTGCTGAACTTTTAGAGCTTGTTAAGGAATATGATTGTATGATTGGACCTGCTCATGCATTTACTCCCTGGACAGGTATGTATAAAACTTATGATAGTATTTATGATTGCTATGGGAAGAAGCCTGACTTTGTGGAATTAGGTTTATCTGCAGATACTGATATGGCTGATACTGTAAAAGAACTATCTGATTTTGTATTTTTAACTAATTCTGATGCACATTCTCCATGGCCTCATAGATTAGGGAGGGAGTTTAATCAAATAGAGATGAAAGATATTTCATACTCTTCACTTCAAAAAGCATTAAAACATAAGGATGTTAAAGCAAATTATGGCCTTCTTCCTAATTTAGGAAAGTATCATATGACTGCATGTACTAATTGTTACAAAATCATAGATCCTGAAATTGCAAAGTCTAATAATATGAAATGCTCTTGTGGAGGAAGAATTAAAAAGGGAGTAGATTTTAGAATTAGTGAAATTGCAGATTATAAGAACGCCAAACATCCGAGCTTTAGGCCTCCTTATGTTCATTTAATGCCTCTTGCTGAAATTATTAGTATGATTTACGATAAAGGAATCACTACTAAAACAGTTCAAAGGACTTGGCAAAGATTAATTGATTCATTTGGTCCTGAAATAGATGTTTTAATAAATACTCAATTAGAAGATATTTCAAAAATAGATGATAAAATAGCCCTTGGAATAGAAGGATTTAGAAATAAAACACTTGATGTAGTTCCTGGAGGTGGAGGAAAATATGGTGAAATACATTTTAGTGAAAGAATAGATGAGCCTAAGCCTAAATCTGAGAAAATACTTACTTTAGATAATTTTTAA
- the frhA gene encoding coenzyme F420 hydrogenase subunit alpha, which translates to MSDKIVISPTSRQEGHAELVMEIDDEGIVTKGRYFSITPVRGLEKMVTGKAPESAPVLCQRICGVCPIPHTMASVEAMDDSLDIEIPKAAALLRELTISASNLNSHAIHHFLVAPDFVPEDLFKTAVDSVGTIRKNAQYVVDMVAGEGIHPSDVRIGGMARNLSELARKKLYTRLKALVPVLDNHVELITNLVLEKDIPEGLGVIDAPVFASDVVYGKREFFDLDRFTEIVPELWYDDPEIGKRACTTVPLYDGLNVETGPRARLDRFQAYKERGVVAQHLARAREMKTYLSRAIAILDELDTSAPTLADFDPRGTNKLGIGVIEAPRGTDIHLAQVKDGKTAFYSALVPTTWNIPTMGPATEGFHHEWGPHVIRAYDPCLSCATHVMVVDDEDKSIVENKMVRI; encoded by the coding sequence TTGAGCGATAAAATAGTTATATCCCCAACATCTCGTCAAGAAGGTCATGCAGAACTTGTCATGGAAATTGACGATGAAGGGATAGTTACCAAAGGTAGATACTTCAGTATCACACCTGTCAGAGGCTTAGAGAAAATGGTTACAGGTAAAGCACCTGAGTCTGCACCAGTTCTTTGTCAAAGAATCTGTGGGGTATGTCCAATACCTCATACAATGGCATCTGTTGAAGCAATGGATGACTCTTTAGACATTGAAATTCCAAAAGCAGCGGCATTGTTAAGAGAATTAACAATATCTGCTTCTAACTTAAACAGTCATGCAATTCACCATTTCTTAGTTGCACCTGACTTCGTACCTGAGGATCTTTTCAAAACTGCAGTTGACAGTGTTGGAACAATTAGGAAAAATGCACAATATGTTGTAGATATGGTTGCTGGTGAAGGTATCCACCCATCTGATGTCAGAATTGGTGGTATGGCAAGAAACCTTTCAGAACTTGCACGTAAAAAATTATACACCAGACTTAAAGCATTAGTCCCAGTATTAGACAATCATGTTGAATTAATAACTAATTTAGTCCTTGAAAAGGATATTCCTGAAGGATTAGGTGTTATTGATGCTCCTGTATTTGCAAGTGATGTTGTTTACGGTAAAAGAGAATTCTTCGATCTTGATAGATTTACTGAAATTGTACCAGAATTATGGTATGATGATCCAGAAATTGGTAAAAGAGCATGTACTACTGTACCATTATACGATGGTTTAAATGTAGAAACTGGTCCTAGAGCAAGATTAGATAGATTCCAAGCTTACAAAGAAAGAGGTGTTGTAGCTCAACACTTAGCTAGAGCTCGTGAAATGAAAACTTACCTTTCCAGAGCTATTGCTATCTTAGATGAATTAGATACTTCTGCCCCTACTCTCGCAGATTTTGACCCAAGAGGTACCAATAAATTAGGTATAGGTGTAATAGAAGCTCCTAGAGGAACTGATATTCACTTAGCACAAGTAAAAGATGGAAAAACTGCATTTTACAGTGCTTTAGTACCAACTACTTGGAACATCCCAACTATGGGTCCTGCAACTGAAGGATTCCATCATGAATGGGGACCTCATGTTATTAGAGCTTACGACCCATGTTTATCTTGTGCAACTCATGTAATGGTAGTTGACGATGAAGATAAATCTATAGTCGAAAATAAAATGGTGAGAATTTAA
- the frhD gene encoding coenzyme F420-reducing hydrogenase, FrhD protein, which produces MPYDTARLVVGCGNILFKDDGFGPTVIHKIEEKLQNGEIEKPEDTQFIDAGTGATHFIFSMPDDNWKKIIVIDVVEWDAEPGTLRYFSPYDMPKGKYENAHTWPVEEPLHDLADRGIEVVIVGCKPAEITAPDVDLGLTEPVEAAIPEAIEMILKELN; this is translated from the coding sequence ATGCCTTATGACACAGCAAGATTAGTAGTTGGATGTGGAAACATCTTGTTTAAAGATGATGGATTTGGGCCAACAGTTATTCATAAGATTGAAGAAAAACTTCAAAATGGGGAAATTGAAAAACCTGAAGATACTCAGTTTATTGATGCAGGAACTGGAGCAACACATTTTATCTTTTCCATGCCTGATGACAATTGGAAAAAAATAATTGTAATTGATGTTGTAGAATGGGATGCAGAACCTGGTACCCTTAGATATTTCAGTCCTTATGACATGCCTAAAGGTAAGTATGAAAATGCACATACATGGCCTGTAGAAGAACCACTTCATGATTTAGCGGATAGAGGCATTGAAGTTGTTATTGTTGGTTGTAAACCCGCAGAGATTACTGCACCTGATGTTGATTTGGGCCTTACAGAGCCGGTAGAGGCAGCTATTCCAGAAGCTATTGAAATGATATTAAAAGAACTTAATTAG
- the frhG gene encoding coenzyme F420 hydrogenase subunit gamma, translated as MLARIKNSIRKFLGLEAKPDEDDDAKAKLKQEIKKEVEAQSKPAEDAKKEADAKRAEEEAKQAESSEITNESSTQEVEKVADKPKIGYIHMSGCTGDGMSLTENYDILSTLLTDMVDIVYGTTLVDLWEMPEMDLALVEGSVCLQDEHSVKELMEVREKAGLVCAFGSCAMTGCFTRYSRGGQLAQPKHESFVPISDLVKVDCAIPGCPASPEIIAKVVVALINGDMDYLQPMLDMAACNLACGCDLQTNVVSRALCTGCGTCVLACPTRALEMIEGRPSHNKNRCIKCGACSTHCPRTWFPEEQIKKDLGL; from the coding sequence ATGCTTGCAAGAATTAAAAACAGTATTAGAAAATTTTTAGGCCTTGAAGCTAAACCGGATGAAGATGATGATGCAAAAGCTAAACTAAAACAAGAAATTAAAAAAGAAGTTGAAGCTCAATCCAAGCCTGCTGAAGATGCTAAAAAAGAAGCAGATGCTAAAAGAGCTGAAGAAGAGGCAAAACAAGCAGAATCATCTGAAATAACTAATGAATCTTCAACTCAGGAGGTTGAAAAAGTGGCTGACAAACCAAAAATAGGATATATTCACATGAGTGGTTGTACTGGAGACGGTATGTCATTAACTGAAAACTATGACATTCTCTCAACCTTACTCACTGATATGGTGGACATTGTTTACGGAACAACTTTAGTAGATTTATGGGAAATGCCTGAAATGGATTTAGCATTAGTCGAAGGGTCTGTCTGTTTACAAGATGAACACAGTGTAAAAGAACTTATGGAAGTAAGAGAAAAAGCAGGATTAGTTTGCGCATTTGGATCTTGTGCAATGACTGGTTGTTTCACTCGTTACTCACGTGGTGGACAATTAGCTCAACCAAAACATGAATCATTTGTACCAATTTCTGACTTAGTAAAAGTAGATTGTGCTATTCCAGGATGCCCAGCATCCCCAGAGATTATTGCAAAAGTTGTAGTTGCATTAATTAACGGAGACATGGATTACTTACAACCTATGTTAGATATGGCAGCATGCAACTTAGCGTGTGGTTGTGACTTACAAACAAATGTTGTAAGCAGAGCATTATGTACTGGTTGTGGAACTTGTGTATTAGCTTGTCCAACTAGAGCTCTTGAAATGATAGAAGGTAGACCTTCCCACAATAAAAACAGATGTATTAAATGTGGTGCATGTTCTACTCACTGTCCAAGAACATGGTTCCCTGAAGAGCAAATCAAAAAAGACTTAGGATTATAG
- the frhB gene encoding coenzyme F420 hydrogenase subunit beta, protein MAFGTYKEVVSARATDKQIQKVAQDGGIVTALLTYALEENIIEGAIVAGDTEDAWKPEPTIAMTPEEIIAAAGTKYTFSPNAIKLKEAVRQYGLEKIGTVGTPCQIMGLRKMQSYPFSTRFVADKIALLIGIFCMENFPRDSLKTFVEGKMNSSLENVNKMDIGKGKFWITDPEKESGLALKETHGYEQAGCNICLDYVAELADLSTGSVGSPDGWSTVFTRTDSGADIFTAAVEAGVIETKSMDDVKPGLELLEKLTNGKKDKGRQEIERRVNMGLSTPF, encoded by the coding sequence ATGGCATTCGGTACATATAAAGAAGTAGTATCTGCTAGAGCTACTGATAAACAAATCCAAAAAGTCGCACAAGATGGTGGAATCGTAACAGCTTTATTAACTTATGCTTTAGAGGAAAATATTATTGAAGGTGCAATCGTAGCTGGTGACACCGAAGATGCATGGAAACCAGAACCTACTATTGCAATGACTCCAGAAGAAATTATTGCAGCAGCAGGTACTAAATACACCTTCTCTCCAAATGCAATCAAATTAAAAGAAGCTGTAAGACAATATGGTCTTGAAAAGATTGGAACTGTAGGAACTCCTTGTCAAATAATGGGATTAAGAAAAATGCAATCTTATCCATTTTCTACCAGATTTGTTGCAGATAAAATTGCATTATTAATCGGTATTTTCTGTATGGAAAACTTCCCAAGAGATTCCTTAAAAACTTTTGTAGAAGGAAAAATGAATTCTTCCTTAGAAAATGTTAACAAGATGGATATTGGAAAAGGAAAATTCTGGATTACTGATCCTGAAAAAGAATCTGGACTTGCATTAAAAGAAACCCACGGATATGAACAAGCTGGATGTAACATTTGTCTTGACTATGTTGCAGAATTAGCTGATCTATCTACTGGATCTGTAGGTTCTCCAGATGGATGGTCTACTGTGTTCACTAGAACTGACAGTGGAGCAGACATCTTTACCGCAGCTGTTGAAGCTGGTGTAATCGAAACCAAATCTATGGATGATGTAAAACCAGGTTTAGAATTACTCGAAAAATTAACTAACGGTAAAAAGGATAAAGGTAGACAAGAGATTGAAAGAAGAGTTAATATGGGACTTTCAACTCCTTTCTAA
- a CDS encoding Ig-like domain-containing protein, whose amino-acid sequence MKLSKFTAILAILLISILAIGAVSAESVDDTDIVTITEGDGGDIQESIEPTESIDNIGTADTADMIVEDDGSAVRDEGANSYDLDDDSYSTYFNVDGTTTGALSADGNYSLNLGTLTNKDIKIDSGSNINITAKDGAGFINNGTITIGDGAGSAGSIIISGLTFTNINKDGIVVKQYSNKVTIDDNKFNLTYDSSYSDSPMAIVTKGYVDETTITNNKIIMNSAADYTYGIDLAYYITWTEYGSSNAEHFYLANNDINIVSTTNSGMGEGMYLDSIINSVIENNYINVVTENAAVANYGMQVSDSWGFLNTPFASSPYNITIKNNTVVLDSADMAYGITVISLWPYDEAYETIVKDITISANDVTINSQTGAVGIGAKSSDVSITDNKVNISADVSKDVQAYADPAFGNESYAIFVNNFDKDNGYYVNNTVTGNIIVSNVQAIKTTKDDDNVQPLTIENNEIQQILIDDDTYDTYFNVDGTIKDDAPISANYILLLGDLNDKKLVIDIPLTINAVPNKKLVNSIINLIAGADNTVIEGLTMEFTGDENTGSVGIIYIKEVSNVTISNNKITVPNFVDKPDASWGSSVYAIEVESGALGCNDIIIANNLIDIKGNNSYLYGIDVFQTWGSENRNKNINVFENNVTINGGSRMAEGIYISASDDVVVNGNNICTISDGAAYGIATDQLKDAMITSNNITAESATMAYGITATTSGSNVTIRGNDVNTKGTGAVGVGINKQDGITIEDNTIVIDGGDFTTITSYDSLGTANAAILVGEGNTNIKLSGNNVSETSAVRLNSTIEVNNLSLTAAPSGNGNLEMVLKTISGSILKNQTINVVFNNQMFELTTDDKGVARLPFALNKAGIYNVNIFYLGDDNYRGFDTSAKITINKLATKTSSADKTYLATLNGKTITATLKDAKGNVLANKALTFVVNGKSYTVKTNAKGIATLKLSLTAAKTYTVSIKFAGDSVYDASAVSAKFKLNKEKTKITAPKKTFKKSAKTKKVVITLKNSKGKAIAKKKVTLIVNKKKYTVKTNKKGKASIKVKLTKKGTFKYTVKFAGDSQYKSVKKAGKIRIK is encoded by the coding sequence ATGAAGCTTAGTAAATTCACAGCCATTTTAGCTATTTTATTGATTTCAATATTGGCTATAGGGGCTGTAAGTGCGGAATCTGTAGATGATACAGATATTGTCACTATAACAGAAGGAGATGGTGGTGATATTCAAGAATCTATTGAACCTACAGAATCCATAGATAATATAGGTACTGCAGATACTGCAGATATGATTGTTGAAGATGATGGTAGTGCTGTTAGAGATGAAGGTGCAAATAGCTATGATCTTGATGATGATAGCTATTCTACATATTTCAATGTTGATGGTACTACTACTGGTGCTTTAAGTGCTGATGGTAATTATTCTTTAAATCTTGGTACTTTAACTAATAAGGATATTAAGATTGACTCTGGTTCTAATATTAATATAACTGCTAAAGATGGTGCAGGCTTTATTAATAATGGTACCATTACTATTGGTGATGGTGCTGGTAGTGCGGGTTCTATTATTATTTCTGGTTTAACTTTCACAAACATTAATAAGGATGGTATAGTTGTTAAACAATATTCTAATAAAGTTACTATTGATGATAATAAGTTTAATTTAACTTATGATAGTAGTTATTCTGATTCTCCTATGGCTATTGTTACTAAAGGTTATGTTGATGAAACTACTATTACTAATAATAAAATTATTATGAACAGTGCAGCGGATTATACTTATGGTATTGATTTAGCCTATTACATTACTTGGACTGAATATGGCAGTAGCAATGCTGAACATTTCTATCTAGCTAACAATGACATCAATATTGTTTCTACCACTAATAGTGGTATGGGTGAAGGTATGTATTTAGATAGCATTATTAATTCAGTTATTGAAAACAATTATATTAATGTTGTTACTGAGAATGCTGCCGTTGCTAATTATGGTATGCAAGTTTCTGATTCTTGGGGATTTCTTAATACTCCATTTGCATCTTCTCCTTATAATATAACCATTAAAAATAATACTGTTGTTTTAGATTCTGCTGATATGGCTTATGGTATTACTGTAATCAGTTTATGGCCATATGATGAAGCTTATGAAACAATTGTTAAAGATATTACTATTTCTGCTAATGATGTAACTATCAATTCTCAAACTGGTGCTGTTGGTATTGGTGCTAAATCTTCTGATGTAAGTATCACTGATAACAAAGTCAATATTAGTGCTGATGTTTCTAAAGATGTTCAAGCTTATGCTGATCCTGCATTTGGTAATGAGAGTTATGCTATTTTTGTAAATAACTTTGATAAAGATAATGGATATTATGTAAATAATACTGTAACTGGTAATATTATTGTCTCTAATGTTCAAGCTATTAAAACCACTAAGGATGATGATAATGTTCAACCATTAACCATTGAAAATAATGAGATACAACAGATTTTAATTGATGATGACACTTATGATACTTACTTCAATGTTGATGGTACTATTAAAGATGATGCTCCTATTAGTGCAAATTATATTCTTCTTTTAGGTGATTTAAATGATAAAAAATTAGTTATTGACATTCCATTAACTATAAATGCAGTTCCAAATAAAAAATTAGTAAACTCTATAATCAATCTTATTGCTGGTGCTGATAATACTGTCATTGAAGGTTTAACTATGGAATTTACTGGTGATGAAAACACTGGTTCTGTTGGAATTATTTACATTAAAGAGGTAAGTAATGTAACTATTTCTAACAATAAAATCACTGTTCCTAACTTCGTTGATAAACCTGATGCAAGCTGGGGTTCTAGTGTTTATGCTATTGAAGTTGAAAGTGGTGCTTTAGGTTGCAATGATATTATTATTGCTAATAATCTAATTGATATTAAAGGTAATAATAGTTATCTTTATGGTATTGATGTATTCCAAACTTGGGGTTCAGAAAATAGAAATAAAAATATTAATGTCTTTGAAAATAATGTTACTATTAATGGCGGATCTAGAATGGCTGAAGGCATTTATATAAGTGCTTCAGATGATGTTGTGGTGAATGGCAACAATATTTGTACTATATCTGATGGTGCAGCTTATGGTATTGCTACTGACCAGTTAAAGGATGCAATGATCACATCTAACAATATTACTGCAGAATCAGCTACTATGGCTTATGGTATTACTGCAACTACTTCTGGCAGTAATGTTACTATTCGTGGAAATGATGTCAATACTAAAGGTACTGGTGCTGTTGGTGTTGGCATTAACAAACAAGATGGAATAACTATTGAAGATAATACAATTGTTATTGATGGCGGTGATTTTACCACTATAACTTCTTATGATAGTTTAGGCACTGCAAATGCAGCTATTTTAGTTGGAGAGGGTAATACAAATATTAAATTATCTGGTAATAATGTAAGTGAAACTAGTGCAGTTAGATTAAACTCCACTATTGAAGTAAATAATCTTAGTCTTACTGCTGCTCCAAGTGGAAATGGCAATTTAGAAATGGTATTAAAAACTATTAGTGGTAGCATCTTGAAAAATCAAACCATAAATGTAGTATTCAACAATCAAATGTTTGAATTAACTACTGATGATAAAGGTGTTGCAAGATTACCATTTGCTCTTAATAAAGCAGGTATCTATAATGTAAATATCTTCTACTTAGGGGATGATAATTACAGAGGATTTGATACAAGTGCAAAAATAACTATTAATAAACTTGCAACTAAAACCAGTTCTGCTGATAAAACTTATTTAGCTACCTTAAATGGTAAAACTATAACTGCCACTTTAAAAGATGCAAAAGGTAATGTTCTTGCGAATAAAGCCCTTACTTTCGTTGTAAATGGTAAATCTTACACTGTAAAAACTAATGCTAAAGGTATTGCTACTTTAAAATTATCATTAACTGCTGCAAAAACTTATACTGTAAGTATTAAATTTGCAGGTGACAGTGTTTACGATGCATCTGCTGTTTCAGCTAAATTTAAACTCAACAAAGAGAAAACTAAAATAACTGCTCCTAAAAAGACTTTCAAAAAATCTGCAAAAACTAAAAAGGTTGTAATTACTCTTAAAAACTCTAAAGGTAAAGCTATCGCTAAGAAGAAAGTTACTTTAATTGTTAATAAGAAAAAATACACTGTAAAAACTAATAAAAAAGGTAAAGCAAGCATTAAAGTTAAATTAACTAAAAAAGGTACCTTTAAATACACAGTTAAATTTGCAGGTGACAGTCAATACAAGTCAGTTAAAAAGGCTGGTAAAATTAGAATAAAATAA